The following is a genomic window from Gadus morhua chromosome 23, gadMor3.0, whole genome shotgun sequence.
AGGctgggcattgacacacggctattgctgacccgattagaagcgcatggtctagatcctgcccatattgttgggcaggatgatgtataggcctctttacactgccaagccggttcggtcgcagcttggcatgcCCGGCGACTTCACCGTCTTATCttaagtttcctgtgtaaaaccgaagggggtcaaatcccccgttcgtcacggcgcgggctttcttggttcactggagaaggcggggctgcgcacagagtttagacctctttagaataatttgcatactcccgaatgttttattttttttatgaatgaagtcaCCCGCATGCAAAAATGAGTTCACGTCAGTGTAGGCTATAAACGCGTTGAAcaatttacaagtgcaaaaatgccaacatattctttattttgctgactaaGGTACTGAGTCATTCGATTATATATTTAGACGACATTTAGGATTGATCCTTAAACCAGGGGGCAAGTAGTCGTTTTTTAATAGTCTCCTGATATGGAACTGTTTACAcgttgagtaaaactgacctgagagtttccagtgtacagtgtggactcctcagtccagcagagagcagctccactcctgaatcctgTAGACGATTggaactcaggtccagctccctcagactagaggagttggagctgagagctgaggccagagcttcacagcatccctttgacagtTGACAGaaattcagcctgcacacacaataaaaagaaCATGTTAGGAAGTGAGATTAAAAGTGCTTAAAGGACCCAACTAGTTCACAGGAGAAACATGTTGTAGCTAACGAACAGCACAGGGCCGCCATGGGGCCACACTGGAGGGGAGGACGTCCAGTGATGCTAGCGCCTCGGCTCTCCTCGCTGCTATCAGGGATCAGGGAAGTGAGCTCAAGGAGATGAATGTGGACATTCAAACTTCCTTTAGCAGTCCCCTGATGGCCGTAGGGATCCTGAACTCTGTGTGAACAGAGTCAGTCCTAACGAAGCAGAGGGCTGTGGAGCCAAGGAGGGCCTTCAGCGCTCTATCAGTCCCAATGCTTCCTTCTGTGAGActattgattcattcattcaacctTTTATTTTGATCAATCATCATAAATGTGCTCAAGCTCATTTACAAAAACCTAAAACACTAAGGGCACTTGCCCTTCCTGACTTCAGACACTTTTACCGGGCTTCAAAACAAGGACGACTATGAAACCCCTCTGGGGCTTTGCTTCTCTACATATTCAAACCTTTGATGTTATTCTGTATTCCTACATATTCAATAGATTCatattgttctgtatttctacattttcaatcgttttatgtttatgcattcctacatattcaatctttttatgtttatgttttccTACATATTAAATCGTTTTATGATGCtttgtatatatacattttcaattatgctgttctgtatttctacatagtCAATAGTTTTATGTTACTTTGCATTCCTACATATTCAATCGTTTTATATTCTGTATTTCGACATATTAATACATGTTGTCCTGTATTTCAACATATTCAATTATGTTGCtttgtatttctacatattcaatagttttatttttgttccatttctacatattcaatcCTATTATGTTGCTCTATATTTTTACACAATCAATAGTTTTATGTTGTtctgtatttattcatattcaattgttttatgttgctctgtatttctacatatatTGTTCTGCATTTCTACATCTTAAATTGTTTGACCTTGTTCTGTTTTTTATGTCTTCAATTGAAGTTCtgaagataaaatatatataaagcatatctgttaaaaaaatatgacaTAACAAAGACCTTATAAAGTCATGGCaacaaaaaatagaaatagTTGAGTTTTTCCTATGGAAATTATACATTTCTGAACTTGAAATGAACTATACattcatatagcgcttttcaagtCCCCTTCCATTGACTTCATATagggctttacagtgaaggggggacctcactaaccatcACGAATGTGTAGCATCCacatgggtgatgcacggcagccaatcggcgccagaacgctcaccacacatgaATTGTGAATGTGTGATTAGACTGTCATATTTTACTTTGTTGACCCCATTGTCATGTACATTACCTTTAacagacacacttacatacacctATAGACATGCTTACACTACCAagggaccacaatggaaataagCCCATGGGCTTTTATGTGTTATCCTTTTGACCTGTTCATTTGTATGCTTACGTTTGGGCATGTGTCAATAAAGAATTTCAAtcatttcaatcaatcaattacacaccagcttgaggtggagagtgaggggattAATGAATCAGCTGTTTAAACAGAGGGATGAATAGGGGGCCAgatgaatgagcctggttggtcAGTTTAAGACGGGACCCGGGGAATCCCCTCCTCTTTTTgagataagtgccctgggatctttaataacctcagtgagtcaggacctcggctTTACGTCTCCTCTGAAGGACGGCACCTTCCACAGcccagtgtccccgtcactgcactggggcatcagGATTTATGCTctggccagagggaagagtgccacctacTGGCCACCAACCGACACcacttccagcagcagctcagtgTTCCCAGTTGGTCTCCCATCCAGTACTAACCAAGCCCACCTGCTTAGCTTCAAAGGTTCAGCTAAGGCagggtctacattggtctggctGCTGGTTTATTTAGACCTATAAACTTTAATGGATGCAAATACTGCGACTTCATTTGTTTAACtatgtgagaaggtgaaatcctcccccttctcactgtcccGCATTAgaggaattattattatattgtgtgtgtgtatacattagaTTGGGCTGGTATAGAATTGgtcttccgtcccggtagggggcagtatgctAAGGGAGCTTAGGATCAAAGTATCAGGGAATAGCCCAGGGGGGTGTTGATAGAAACAGCTGTTTTTTAAATAGCTTTAGGTTCTGCACAGGGTGTGGGTATATATGAATTTGGTGATTGTTTGTTTAGTATTATGTTTGTTTAGTATTCacacaatgtactttctgttcagttatgttggattgttagctttaggtaaatgttcccccagctaatggtctggcccatatggccgtgattggtccaattaccatttccctatttccctatttcttttcattttgtgtttggggctgaaggtggtgctggcttggaGTGAGGCCAGTACGAGAAACGTATGTTATGGTATGCTGTTTTATGTTATCTTAGTTTGGTTTGCTGACTgatgcagtcatttccttttcatttttgaacgttgctctatttttgtgaatgtttggagagattaaaacttcacttttcttagtcgtcagtccattgccctcattcTTGCCCACACTCGCGATACCCAGTTgcccgtatcccagatacgtggggcgaccacgccggtccctcacaaACTACCACTGACCCGTTAACAGGGGATTGTGGGAACGcacttttattatattttgtgtttataattGAAAAGTTGCAATGGTAACATTGGGATTACTTTTTCATCTTTTCATTTTCGCAACCCACATAAACAACAAGGTGTAATATGTCCAATGGCACCACTCTAATACATGTGGTCATCAAAGGTACTGAGTTATTATCTGATATAGTTTGACTTCATTTAGGTGTGATTCTCAAACCAGGGGGCAGTAGGTAAAAGTCTTCTGAAACCgaaccttgtggtgtaactgtttgcacttagtaaaactgacctgagagtttccagtgtacagtgtggactccccagtccagcagagagcagcttcactcctgaatcccgcagatcattggtactcaggtcgagctctctcagactagaggagttggagctgagaactgaggccagagctttacAGCATCTCTTTGACAGATGACAGctgttcagccttcacacaaaaaaacagaacatgttGAGAACCgtgattaaatgttttataagaCTTTTCTGATAGTTGAACAACTGATTATACATTAGATCTTGAAATGGTAGTTACATATTAGGTGTACAATGTTGATACTAACAAAAATGCTATAACAGTTGTTTTGTAGTTCTGAAAACTATCATATTACTTTTATAGAATTATGTATATAGTGTGCATCGTAAAACATTTTATAAGTATGCCTACAGATATATAttgtatgttattataacttttgtattctagtattatgtatattCTATTGTTTGCATTCGATACATGTTCTTAGTCCACCGTCAGAGATGTTTTGTAATTTAATATAACTTTTATATTGTAGTATTATGTATAGTGCTGTATTCTTAATACATGTTatgagtgaacctacagagatgttttggaggctttggtcaatggcagcagccccagaagaccctcctcagaagcagagtatttcttcaggtaaaacacgtccagctgctcttctgatgtcagtacgatgaagaccagagctgaccactgagcagaggttagagattctgtggagagacttcctgacgtcaggtactgttggatctcctccactagagaactgtcattcagctcattcagacagtggaacaggttgatgcttctctcttgagagagatctccacctatcttctccttgatgtaatggACTATTTGGTTATTGATTTGTAacctccttcctgtctgtcccgGTGGATCTTTTTTAGTAAGATTGCCCAGTAATTTACTTCCTCTTGGTCCCAGCAGACCTTGTAGGAGCATCTGATTGGTCtctagagagaggcccaggaggaagcggaggaacaagtccaggtgtccgttctcactctgtaaggccttgtctacagcactctggtagaggaggaggagttcagcATCCCTGGAGGTTGGCTGTTCTTCTAAGAGCAGGTTGACACCAGTGTTGAtgtaggacagaaagacataaagggcagccagaaactcctggatgctcagatggacgaAGCAGAACATCCTGTCCTGGTGCagtccacactcctctttaaagatctgggtgaacactcctgagtaaactgaggctgctctgatatcgatgtcacactctgccaagtctgcctcgtagaagatcagctggcctttctccagctggttaaaagccagtttccccagagaaacaatgatctccctgctctccgaactccagtgtggatctgtttcagctctctcacgatacttcctgtccccctgtatggactgaaccctcaggaagtggctgtacatctgagtcacggtcttgggcacctcttctctctgggatgttttgaagaagtccactagaactgtagcagtgatccaacagaagactgggatgtgacacatgatgtggaggcttcgagaTTTCTTGACGTGAGAGATGATTGTGGTGGCCATTGtcccctctctgaatctcttcctgaagtactcctccttctgtgggtctgtgaaccctctcacctctgtcaccatgtcaacacactcagcagggatctgattggctgcggcagggcgtgtggttatccagatgcgggCAGAGAGAAGCAGGACTCCCCTGATgatgtttgtcagcagcacgtccactgaGGTTGGCTcggtgacatcagtccagatcgggttattctggaagtccagaggaagtcgacactcatccagaccatccaagatgaagactacTTGGTCATGGTTGTATCTGTAGATTCCTGATTCTTTGGTTTCAACAGAAaactgatgaagaagttccagtaagctaaactctttccctttcagtaaattcagctctctgaaagtgaggagaaatgcgAAGTCTATGTCttggttggctttgccttctgcccagtccagagtgaacttgtgggTTAAGagagttttaccaatgccggccactccggttgtcattattgttctgattggtttatcttgtccaggtaagggtttaaagaggtcttcacatctgattggtgtttcctcgTTGGCTTGCTTCCTGGAATccttttcaatcagtctgacttcatgttccttgttgacctctccactgcctctctctgtgatgaagagctctgtgtagacCTCATTCAGAGGTCTCTGCTCTCCGGCtctagcgattccctcaaacacacagtggAACTTCTTCTTCAGATGAGCCTTGAGTTCATGTTGCCACTGGACCGCAACAGCTCCTAAATCCCAAACCAGAAGAAACATACCATTGATATTTCCAAGCAATATTACTGgtgtaaagaaaaaagtattatAAAATTCTACTTTATATGGATCTTATAACTTTATTAGTAGTGCTGTCGTTGTTGAGTATCAGTGGTATCATTGACTTGTTAACCTGACATAACAAGATAGTGGTGCTTCTCTTCCACTGAGgtattctgctgttgatctgcagtTTAAAGTTAAAAATTCTTTAAGCTGATACCCCCaaaataaccctacatatctggatcaaaccattcaacctgatacccccacaatgaccctacatatctggatcaaaccatttaacctataTATGAGTATCTTACCACTGCCCAgcttgtcggccagttcctcctggttcatctccatcaggcagagctttgtgatgtctaccactccctctatggcgcgcctcctctgctcctcgttcttatcatccagctcctcctccttctccctctgactctctgagcattgtgggtaatttgagaagagatccctccagagcttcttcagctccttgtctagaaaagcgtgtgcgttctcctcagccctctggaacagaacaaacatcaaggagaactttactttgaactaactgaggacatcagaagcatctgtcctagATGTAGGTCTCCCTGGTCTAAAGAGAGAAAACTGGAGACTATAAGCTCCACAAGAGATGCATTTATTGCCCATGTAGAGCCAGGGGCACCATTAGAGATTGTGGGCCttatcaaataatatattggGCCTCCAACCTAGACCACCCACCAGCCTGGAAAATCCATTTGACCACCCATAGATTGATAGACTAGCTCTAGTGTAGCGTACTGCTAATTACCCAATACCTCGCCTGCTGTCATTGACCATTGATGTATGAATGTCAGAGGTACATGAGTGGCATCTCTCATTACTGTTGCTGTTCTGGCAAAAGGCTTTCCTCTTGAGAAATTCATGAAATTTAGTGGTGCTTTATATTTTGGTAAATTTGTTCCCAAAGTTTGTCAGATGCCAGTAATGTTACACTGGCTCTAAACACCTCAGTAAAATGGGACAGAAAAGACACAGACTGTCTTCATACTCTGCCATTACCTTTCACCACTAGGGGTCAGTATTCAGACCTACCCAAGTAGAAGAAAATTAGTGAAGGCCTCAGTAAACAGTTTCCCGGTTCATCCACCTGTCTACCTCTTTCATTGATTCATATTCATGAATTTCATGTTTGATGAAGAACTATTTGATTGATATAAGATTCTATGATTCACTAGGTAGCTCCGTGATAACGGGCACCACAGGAAGgggaataaataaaaacctttatttgtataaactgGGTGACCAACTGTtggccctgctcctccctctcaggTTTCTGTTTCTGATACCCCGACTTCTACCTCAACGACGACGTGTCAAACTACTGACTGTTCTATTGTACAGTCTGTTCTCCGTCTGTTCTGCTTGTAAGGGCACCGAGTGGAAGACTCTGTGCTGAAAACTGGATCCACGCAAGACTGAACCAtgcaataaagagagagaggtggaataTATAGACtactacccccccaccccacttaGGTCACCCCTGTCTAGAGCTGAAGTCAAATGTAGTTtttcatttacacaccttgatcagctctgcttgattctgctgtacagactgagcactggtaacctttgacctctcctggaGTTGCCTGTGGAgagaacgtgcacacacacacacacacacacacacacacacacacacacacacacacacagtatctttttataaaaatatttcCTGAATTGTGAATATCAGTTAGTAAAACTACTAGTTTGttggaaactcctacctctcctctctggaggggcgtccatctttaagattaggaggatgatccatagagcagtcgctcttcaaggagacacagctgggtccaggggagtccgctctctccttctggaaTATATAGACTATACTGAACATTTAGCTAAACATGGAGGAACGAACCCCTTGTTTGTTTAAATTGCTATGTTTTAATCAATAACATTTTCACTCAAAATATATTAACTTGATTATGatgaattccccccccccccctccctttacgGCGCCCCTGTTTAGAGCTGaagtcaaatgtcttgtttcatttacacaccttgatcagctctgcttgattctgctgtacagactgagcactggtaacctttgacctctcctgtgGTCGCCTGTGGAgacagcgcgcacacacacacacacacacacacacacacacacacacacacacacacacacacacacacacacacacacacacacacacacacacagtatctttttaatacaaatatttccTGATTGTAAATATCAGTCAGTAAAACTACTAGTTTGTTGGAAACtactacctctcctctctggaggggcgtccatctttaagtcCAGGAGGACGTTCCATAGACCAGTtgctcttcaaggagacacagctgggtccaggggagtccgctctctccttctggactcttctagaaaaacaagaaccaggatttatggatgtttgatagatgCTGTCGTTTTATAATCTTTGACAAATCCTTACCCTTCCTCTCTGGAGGGACATCCATCTTTAAGTCCAGGAGGACGATCCATAGACCGGTcgctcttcaaggagacacagctgggtccaggggagtctgctctctccttctggactcctctagaaaaacaagaaccaggattaaagGATGTCTGATAGATATAgttgtataatatctgataaatcctcacctcttctcaatagactgatttccatctctaAAGTTACGCGGATaatccatagagcggtcactcttcaaggagacacagctgggtccaggggagtctgctctctcccgctgctctgggcttcaacacaacacacacacagcttttactaagactgatgatggagtcatgagatatcagtgctgagctctgagaaggacaacagtcacagacagagagatcctcttcttacctcttagctttgctctggcggccatgttccccagacagagtggttttagaggtaggagccccctcctctctctcctcatccatagtagactggagacctggacacaaacacaatgccaTATTGTTTCTCTGGATTCTCTTTAAGTACAAAACATGAAATGTCCCTCAGTCTAGAACTACACACTCAATCTCTAGATCACaaactctatcactctctctgtctagagCTACATTCTAATCATTCTCTATGTCTtctagatcacacacacacacacacacacacacacacacacacacacacacacacacacacacacacacacacacacacacacacacacacacacacacacacacacacacacacacacgttcatttaATTATGGACAATTATTTACTTACCTTTAGATCCGACACTTCCAAACCATCAATTCTTAACTGTTACCAATGAAACTGACCGAACTGACCTCCCTACAGAATAAAGGTCCACAATACAAGGAAGGATCCGTATATAATCGGCCTCAACACGGTAAAACTAG
Proteins encoded in this region:
- the LOC115537745 gene encoding NACHT, LRR and PYD domains-containing protein 12-like; translated protein: MEMNQEELADKLGSGAVAVQWQHELKAHLKKKFHCVFEGIARAGEQRPLNEVYTELFITERGSGEVNKEHEVRLIEKDSRKQANEETPIRCEDLFKPLPGQDKPIRTIMTTGVAGIGKTLLTHKFTLDWAEGKANQDIDFAFLLTFRELNLLKGKEFSLLELLHQFSVETKESGIYRYNHDQVVFILDGLDECRLPLDFQNNPIWTDVTEPTSVDVLLTNIIRGVLLLSARIWITTRPAAANQIPAECVDMVTEVRGFTDPQKEEYFRKRFREGTMATTIISHVKKSRSLHIMCHIPVFCWITATVLVDFFKTSQREEVPKTVTQMYSHFLRVQSIQGDRKYRERAETDPHWSSESREIIVSLGKLAFNQLEKGQLIFYEADLAECDIDIRAASVYSGVFTQIFKEECGLHQDRMFCFVHLSIQEFLAALYVFLSYINTGVNLLLEEQPTSRDAELLLLYQSAVDKALQSENGHLDLFLRFLLGLSLETNQMLLQGLLGPRGSKLLGNLTKKDPPGQTGRRLQINNQIVHYIKEKIGGDLSQERSINLFHCLNELNDSSLVEEIQQYLTSGSLSTESLTSAQWSALVFIVLTSEEQLDVFYLKKYSASEEGLLGLLPLTKASKTSLLNSCHLSKRCCKALASVLSSNSSSLRELDLSTNDLRDSGVKLLSAGLGSPHCTLETLRLNFCQLSKGCCEALASALSSNSSSLRELDLSSNRLQDSGVELLSAGLRSPHCTLETLRLIGCHLSERCCEALASVLSSNSSSLRELDLSSNRLQDSGVELLSAGLRSPHCTLETLRLTGCHLSERCCEALASVLSSNSSSLKELDLNTNDLQDSGVKLLSAGLGSPHCTLETLRLSGCLVTQEGCASLASALSSNPSHLRELDLSYNHPGDSGAALLSAGLEDPRWRLDTLSVEHGGAWRLKPALEKYACELTLDPNTAYRRLSLSEDSRKVTRVEEKQSYPDHPERYDGCPQVLCREGLTGRCYWEVEWGGEVVIGVAYRGMTRRGAGTDAELGFNNKSWSLDCDDDGDAAAYSAYHNGSRTDIRLTPPPRSNRVGVYLDRPAGSLSFYRVSPGGGGSSDTLTLLHTFQASFTQEVLLPGFGFDKSGSSVSL